The region AGAAGGGGTGAACAcatcatgctcagtgagggTGTGGGGGCAAGCAAGCAAATACAATACAAATGAAGTAATACATGCTCCACCACTCATGTGATGCTCATGATTTCATTTAACTTTATACTACTTCCtattccattactaagtctggAATCAAAGGTATTGTGCTACGTAAGGTAGGTGGCACCCCTACCCTGTacattgggcctcaggaatacaagctcgttgtaGGTAGGAGTCAGCCAATCCTGGTAAGAACCTCAGTCCCCCAGCTAATCGCTAGGTTAGTAACCCCGGACAGTCAAGTGTACAATATGTCGTACCTTGTTGCTATCCATCTCTGGGTACAATACATCGTACCATGGAAGTGTACTgctgatcaggcagccacataTGTCAGGATTAGTCTGTACCTATCCCCCTACGGACAAAGGGTTGTAGCACTaggatgtgatcctaaccatatgcatttaCATGCATCTATAGCATCCATAACATCTAATTACATATCCGTGGTCACAACTGTAACACTGACCTCTGAGTCCACGGTACTAGAAAGAACCTTGGCCATACTATGCCTCAGACCGTCAATATTGCAATCACccacacaactatcatactacACATCCATAAAACTTCGATCACATCAAGTCAATAAAATCATGTAACATGTGAAATCTatgattttatataaaataaatccataacacaGTAACCATCACACTCCACATGAGCAAGTATAAACACAAAAGTAtagaaacattccataaaataagtcaaggcacccactcaccttggcgTCCAAATTCCTGAAATCTGGTTTCTTGATTCGAATATTCTTTCTCTCCGCAACTTATGTTTCCTATTTCACagataatttaaataattatttttaggACAACCTACAATCCTATCCCAACCTATCTAAATACATCATCCTAATTCCCAAACTCAATTGAGCCTACGATTGCTTTTCACTGCATAGTCAGGGTTTCCAGTTTCCCATACTACTAGGTCACATGAAGGAAAATCACTAGTGGGTCCCACTTCTGGTTGGGAAATTCTGGTCACACTGGCAATCTACTCATAACTATAGATTCCTTACTACTGCCCTTCAATAAGGTCCATTTCTATTGGAATATTGTGTCTATAGGTCGCAATGCTGGGTTCAGGGCTTACAAACCATCCATAACAATGATTTGGCCTCTGGAATCCCAATCAGTAGGTTACCTAGGCAGCAATCGGTCGGTCGATCGGGACTCACCGGttcaccccttttttttctttttttcttctgcagAATTCTATTCTACCTTTGTTGATCTGCACACAGATGTGTCTTGAATTGGGTTTAACCCTTTTCCATAATTTTGTTGCATTCAAGAGGTCAATAGAGAATAAATTGAATTCCAATTTGACCCATTTCTCAGTTCAAATTGTCTTAACTCTTAAGCTGTATATTCAGATTTACAAAAAATTTAGGGCTTATCATAAATAGAGGAAATTTCTTTGGAACTGAACCAATTACCTAAGTTAATCACTTAATTAGGATGAAATATAGGTGCTTGAAATCACAGAATTGGTATTCTATCTCTGACTAAACTTGTTatagaagttaaaaaaaaaaaaaaaatcattgaaccCTTACTAAATTCCACATCCAACTTAAATAAGATTCTGTTCTTAGGGATTTGATAGAATTTCCACCAAATTAACCCTATTCCAGCACTTATTGCATAATCCCTATTGAAAAAGAAGTAGTCCTATGTTCTAGGGTTTAGCAGGGATAGGGTTTCTACCAATTAGATCCCTCAGTAGCCCACAGAAATTAGGGCTTTCTTTACTGGGCCACTATTCTGCTCACAGGGATTTTTTGGCAGTAAACAATTGGGTAAAATCCTAACCCTAGCTACCCAATCTACATGAAATTACCTAATTAATCCTACTGTAGTAGTAAGTTAACTTACCTGGGGGCAGTACTGATCTAGCTGTAACCTTAGGTAAAGAGGTTCTCTTCgtacttcttcttcctttctttccttctcctttcttcttcttctcttttctttacttttcttcttaCTGTTACAGCCACGATTTGGGTGAGTTATCAGACCTTATTTCCTTATATAGGGCAGCCCAAACAGACTTAAGGGTTTGTTAGGCTGGCTCCCTTTTATTTCCATCTACATTAcatacataatatatatatatatatactacctaaggatgtgaatttgtaaccgaaaccgtttactgaAACCGAACTGATCCGTTTACATCGAaaccgcaaaaccgtttagtaaatggccCAGTTATAGTATAAGTTTCAGgctgattagctaaatgggtcgggtcgattttaactgcggaacccattggtttcaaaccgaattgaaaccgtttaaacccaaccgtttaaaaccgtcaaaaccgaaccatttaatcagtataacaattaaatatggCAAGGGCAGAATCGATATATCActtccaaaaattaaaaaccctaaaggtAAAAGTGATTGGAGTAAAATGCATTTGAGACCCAACACTAAACCATCAAACTTAGCTGCAACTCTTCAGTTCTTCAGTTCTTGGATTGAACCCCCTTTCATGGTTTGAACTCCTCATTGTCTCAATCATGTATGATTAAAATAGCGATCACTCTCTTCTTCTACGGATCCTCTTCgtcattaatttcaaatttctAACTTTGTCTCTCTGTGTAGAGGCAAAGAGAAGCTTTTCTATATAGTTGAatctaaaaccaaaacaaacagaAGTCTGGTTTCAAAATCACAGAGCCAGGTACTTCAACTACAAGTGGAACTTTGGTTTTCTTGCTTCTCTTTCCTAGGTCctaatcatggttttaaaactttttttaaAGCCAGTTTGCAAGCCGAATGTCCCACCAGCTTTCCTAgcaaaccagagagagagagagagagagagagagagagagagagagagagagagagagagagagaaaccttgGACTTTAGAGAGACAGAGAGCAACTTTAaggtaatttattatttttgttttctttcttctccacccTCTCTAACATTGTCTTAGTTTCTTTCCATTTTGGTCTGctgaatataaaaaaatttgtttcctATTCAAAGTCTTTGAATTTTCCGTGTCATATTGATTTAAGAAGCTGTAGTTATGGACAGCTTGCTGTAAGTTGAATTCTTATACACTATTGGTGTCAGTTTCtctgtttttatgtttttactTTGTTATAACAGCATTAGACAATTTATTGTGggaaagaagaattttcataatcaatgtATTATGAGACTGGTTTATATCCTGTACCTGTGGCTAGTCTCCTGTTTCATTTCCATAATCATGATTTTTTATTGGATGGATACAACCATATAGGCAAGGAATGGAAGAGTGACAATCAACACTGTCCACCCTGTGATTGTGAAGACTAGAATTATCAGGAAGCATAAGAGCTTCTTCACAGGCATGACACACCAACCTCTAATTCCTCtttttttaagatttagggAGAGTGTTTCCAGTCTGGGAATGTAGTTTACACCAACCTCAGATATTCactttttaatttaattattctAATTCCAACCAGTAGGCAAGGCATAACATGTTTTGCTTATGTTTTCTCTACAGAttcactttttcttcttgtatCAAAGTTGCTAAAGATAAAATCTCAGGTTTGTTCCAACTCTTCAcaatctccccctccccccaaaaaaaaggtttcTTCCTAATCAGTCTATTATGTTCCATCCAAGTTATTATGTTCCATTAGTTATGGCctttatattttcatatttatctttttatttttatttcatcattctGTAGGTGTTTTGAATATTTAATCATCGGTTATCTTGGAATAATGGATACTACTGATGATGAGTTTGAAGTTAGTGAGTCAATTGATGGTAATTTAGTATCCCGACAATTCCCTAATATTGGCTTGGGGTTAGACTTTGTGGGAGGTGGAgatggaagtggaagtggaatTGGAAGTGGAGGTGGAGTCATTAATAATGATTCTAAGAAAAGGCCTAGGTCTAGGTCAGCATTATGTTGGACTACTAATTGGTTTAAAGAAATCGATCCCAAAGATAGTCCAGATGGAAAGCCAAGGGCTCAATGCACTAAGTGCTTACAATTGTTCATGGCTGACTCTAGAAATGGGACAAGCAAGTTGAACCATCACATGAATAGATGTCCTAAGCATGATTCCAAGGACATAAAATAGATGTTCATTCAACAGTCTAGTGGAAAAATGGCCATAAGAGATTTGAATATTGATCCTATTGTTGTGAGGGAGATGATCTTAATTTTGATTGTAAAGAATGAACTCCCTTTAAGATTTGTGGAGTATGAAGAATTTAGAAAATTGATGCTATATATCTATCCAGATTATAGTACTATAAGTAGATTCACTTTATTGAATGATATTCAAAAAGTAttcaaaaaggagaaaatgaatatcagagaggaaataaaaaactcTACTGGGAGGGTTTCAGTGACAATAGATTCGTGGACTTCCATCTCCAATGATGGATATATGACACTCACAGCCTACTACATTGATAGAAAGTGGGTTTTACACAAGAGATTGATTAAGTTTACTGTTTTGAACCCTCCACACACTGGTGCACACATTAGTGAAACAATTAACAAGATACTGATAGAGTGGGGACTTGAAGGAAGATTGTTTTCTGTAACAGTGGACATTGCAAGTGCCAATGatgtatttgtttcttttttgaaaacaaatttgaatgCAAAAAATACATTGTTGTGTAAGGGGGAATTCTTTCATGTCCAATGTTGTGCACATGTTTTGAACCTTATAGTGCAAGATGGTATTAAATTAATTGATAAATCAGTTCAGAAGGTTCAAGATAGTGTCAGGTTTGTCAAAAGGTCCCAAGCTAGGAAGGTGAGGTTTATGGAGAGTTGTGAGCACGTGGGCTTAACCACTAAAAGGGGTTTGCATGGAGATGTGTTTACAAGGTGGAATTCCACCTTCCATATGCTTGATGGTACTTTGTTTTATAGGCGAGCTTTTGACAATTTAGAGAACTTAGACACAAACTACAGAGATTGTCCTATTGATGATGAATGGGAAAAGATTGGACATCTTGCAAATATTTGAAGCCTTTTGATGAAATCACAAAGTTGTTGTCTGGGTCAAAGTATCCAACAACCAACTTGTATTTTTCAAGTGTGGTGGAAGTTCATTTGGCTTTAAATGATGCATCTTTGTTTGGGGGTGATTTTCTGAAGGAGATGGTATGTTCCATGAAGGAGAAATTTAATAAGTATTGGGAGAAAtattctttgattttatcaatTGCTGTTGTTATGGATCCACGCTACAAGTTGGAAATTATTGAGATGTCATGTGAAGAGATTCATCAGGGAAATGAGGTCTTAATTGATGAGTCTGTCAAGCGTGTGAAATTAGCATTAGTCCGTCTTTATGGGGAATATAAAAGCATGCCGAAGGAGAAGTGGTCTTCAAATAGTGCTGCATATGATGGTTCAAGTCTATCTCAAGAGGTATGTTACTATATGTCTATATCTGATTTCATTGACATGCAATTTGATTTAACATCTTAGTTTTGTTTTTAATATAAATGTCTTTTGGCCTATTTTGTAGGATCGATTCTCTAGatgggaaaaaaggaaaagcacCAATAACAATGAAAAGTCTGAATTGGACTAATATCTTGAAGAGCCAAGAAAACCATACGAAAAGGATTATGATGTTCTAGCATATTGGAAGTCATGTCAGGCACAATATCCTGATTTGTCTTGACTAGCTCATGATATCTTGGCAATTCCTGTGTCCACGGTTGCATTTGAATCTACATTTAGTGCAGGGGGTAGGGTGCTTGATAAATATTGAAGTAGATTGGTCCCTAAAAACGTTGAAGCTTTGGTATACTTGCGCGATTGGATGTACGATGCGACTTTTGGaggtaatattttttcttctaaccTCGTATGAAATTATTTGGACATTAGTTTCATATTCTAAGTAATTTTTTTCTGCCTTTATATAGCTGAGGAGGATGAAGAGGAATTATTTGAAGCTTTGGAAGATGTGTTTTCAGAGCCGTCTACTCCTACTTTAGCATCATCCACCACTACTGCCGGTTTTtattagtagttttgtttgtatttcactttctcaatgtaatattttcttttgctatttGACTATTTGAATGCTAGTAATTGTTGTTCTATCTTGTACCTATGGAGATTGAAATGCCTATGGAATATGGATGGCTGTAGACCAAGTTAGAATTAAGTGCCCATCCTTCAAATTTGGGAACATGTCTATGTGAATCTTTGAGACTTAACTATAAGAAGCAAGATTTATGTTCTTTGTATTATGGACTAATCCTTGCTTGCTTGAAAATGTCACTATATTGTCCAAATTATCTATTAATTTGCCCTCTAAATACTCATATGTGTTGCTCACAAGCTGAAGGGTGTCTTCTATTTCTATGCTTTGTTTATTCCTTATGAATAATTTGAATCTTTCTTCTAGTGGCAACTGTCTTATGCTCTAGTTGAACAGGCAGGTTCAAGAACATATACTTTCTTACAGTTTCAAGTTCACCTGACTTCAAGGTGATAGTACAAAAATTATTGGGATAGATTTTTCCAACAAATCCAGTGCCCCATTTTCtgagtgaagaagaagcaattatAAAGCTGGGAAACTTGACGACTCAGATAGCAACAAAATCCACATTGTTGGTTCTTGATGATGTTTGGGAGGACTCAGTTGTTCGAAAATTTGTCTTTGGAGCAGTAAAATATAAGATCCTAGTTACTTCAAGAACTCAATGTCAGGCCTTCGATAATAAATATTCCTTGAAAATGCTCGACAATGCAGATACCATAGCTCTCTTCCCTCACTCAGTATTTCCTCAAAATGGGAATGTGAAGTATGAGGAGCCTGATAGGGAGCTTCAAATGAAGGTGCTTTATTTATATTCTTTATACACAGATAGTGTATGCAAATAAATTTTAAGAAACATTCTGCACCAGGATGCATATATGCTATAATTTTTAGTAGCTCCTTGCAAGCTATAAGTGATTAACTGGAAATTGTTAAATTGCAGATAGTGAGAGGTTGCAAGGGATTCCCAATGGCACTTAAGGTGATTGGCCACTCATTGCATCTGCAGCCTGCCAGGGTGTggcaaaaaaaagagaggatgaTGTCAAGTTGCTCCATTTTTAAGTCCCATAGTGATTTGCTGAGTTATCTTGCAACCAGCTTAGAATACTTGAATGAGGAGGTTCAAGAATGCTTTATGGACTTGGGTTCCTTTCCTGAAGATGAAAGAATCCCTGCTTCATCTCTTATAGATATATGGGTTGAACTTTATGGAATAGATGATTGCAAGTTATAATAAACCGATTGTGAACTGTTTTACAAtccatatggaataaaccgaaaccgaaaccgtttaaaaccgtgaaatcgacaccatttaaaaactatgaaaaccaaaaccgtttattaaatggtcaCAGTtttagaaagtggaac is a window of Macadamia integrifolia cultivar HAES 741 unplaced genomic scaffold, SCU_Mint_v3 scaffold1294, whole genome shotgun sequence DNA encoding:
- the LOC122063334 gene encoding probable disease resistance protein At5g66900, giving the protein MYDATFGAEEDEEELFEALEDVFSEPSTPTLASSTTTAVPHFLSEEEAIIKLGNLTTQIATKSTLLVLDDVWEDSVVRKFVFGAVKYKILVTSRTQCQAFDNKYSLKMLDNADTIALFPHSVFPQNGNVKYEEPDRELQMKIVRGCKGFPMALKVIGHSLHLQPARVWQKKERMMSSCSIFKSHSDLLSYLATSLEYLNEEVQECFMDLGSFPEDERIPASSLIDIWVELYGIDDCKL